The stretch of DNA GTCACGTCGATCTGCCAATCGACCACCAGGAGCGCGGTGTTGCCGGTCACGTGCTTCTCACGCAGCTCGGCGGTCATGGTCGGCCGCATCGAGAGGAACTCCGCGAGGGCCTCCTTGCGGGCCTGGCCGGTGAGCGGCTGGCCCGGCTGCCAGACCGAGATGGCGTCCTCGGTGTACATCCGGTTCACGGCCTCCACGTCACCGGAGTTGAAGGCCTGGACGTAGAGCCTGCCGTGCTCCTCGGCATCGCCGGCGAGCTCGAAGTTCTCAGCGGTGTTGGTCATGTCGGAATTGCTCCCACTCTCTTCGCGGTCGAACCGGGACGTGCAGCGAAGCTATCCGGGGTCGCCTCACTCGGCGCTCATCCCGGGGGCACGGCACGCCCACCGACCAGCCCCTACCGGTGGGTTACCCGGACGTTACCGGGCGCTGGGACGGCCCGGCGAGACTGCAGAACGTGCAGTCCCGAATGTCGAGGAAGGGGAATCCGGACGTGATGGCGAATGCAGGACGGCCCGTGTCGGCGATGGCGGACGAGGGGCCGAGCGGATCGCACATCGCCGTGGTCGGAGTCTCCTGCCGGCTGCCGATGGCCCCGGATCCGGCCGCGTTCTGGCGGTTGCTGCGCACCGGCACCAGCGCGATCACCGAGGCACCCGTCGGCCGGTTCCGCCCGGGCGGCGAGGCGGCGGCCGGGCGGCGCCGGGGCGGGTACCTGGCCGGGGTCGACGAGTTCGACCCGGCCTTCTTCGGGATCTCGCCGCGCGAGGCCACCGCGATGGACCCGCAGCAGCGCCTGGTGCTCGAACTCGCCTGGGAGGCCCTGGAGAACGCCGCTATCCGGCCGTCCGAGCTCGCCGGGAGCCGCACCGGGGTGTTCGTCGGCAGCCACCGGGACGACTACGCCGCCCTGGTCTACCGGCACGGCGAGCACGCCGTCACCCAGCACACCATGGCGGGGGTCAGCCGGGGCGTGATCGCCAACCGGGTCTCCTACCACCTCGGGCTGCACGGGCCGAGCCTGACCGTCGACACCGC from Kitasatospora sp. MMS16-BH015 encodes:
- a CDS encoding SgcJ/EcaC family oxidoreductase, whose product is MTNTAENFELAGDAEEHGRLYVQAFNSGDVEAVNRMYTEDAISVWQPGQPLTGQARKEALAEFLSMRPTMTAELREKHVTGNTALLVVDWQIDVTTPEGPEHLQGTGLDVLRRGEDGKWRFAIDNPFGTEAA